A region from the Pungitius pungitius chromosome 16, fPunPun2.1, whole genome shotgun sequence genome encodes:
- the LOC119215819 gene encoding olfactory receptor 52N5-like yields MENYTYNSFTLQLEGLNVSKASTYPVFLFLLFSYLSVIVANVSIAVVILMDKSLHQPMYLLFCNLPLNDILGNSILLPRLLLDMLRPRSELFISYYECVVQAFASHMYGAAAHTVLMIGLTLRLNRCRTLITNPYCDNASLFKLSCESVLINNIYGLTFTVVLFTGSIGSMVITYTKITVVCLTSNSRSLNSKALKTCSTHLVVFLIMLFSGMCIIILHRFPQYPDYRKIASILFHIVPGTLNPIIYGIQSKEIRKFLLKSFQSKTVWPSS; encoded by the exons ATGGAAAACTACACTTACAACAGCTTCACACTGCAGCTGGAGGGGTTAAATGTCTCAAAGGCATCTACGTACCCTGTGTTCCTGTTTCTACTCTTCTCCTACTTGTCTGTAATCGTTGCAAATGTGAGCATTGCTGTTGTTATTTTAATGGACAAGAGTCTTCACCAGCCCATGTATCTCCTGTTCTGCAACCTACCGTTGAACGACATACTTGGTAATTCTATCCTGTTGCCTCGTTTGCTTTTGGACATGTTGAGGCCTCGCTCTGAGCTCTTCATCAGTTATTACGAATGTGTGGTCCAAGCTTTCGCTTCTCACATGTATGGTGCCGCTGCTCACACTGTGCTGATGATT GGTCTGACTCTGCGTCTGAACCGATGTAGGACTCTCATCACAAATCCTTACTGTGACAATGCCTCACTGTTTAAGCTGTCCTGTGAGAGTGTGTTGATTAATAATATCTACGGCCTCACCTTCACCGTGGTTCTGTTCACAGGTTCGATAGGCAGCATGGTTATCACCTATACAAAGATCACAGTAGTGTGTCTCACTAGTAACAGCAGGTCTCTGAACAGTAAAGCCCTGAAGACCTGCAGCACTCACCTGGTTGTGTTTCTCATAATGTTGTTTAGTGGAATGTGTATAATTATTCTGCATCGTTTCCCACAGTACCCAGACTACAGAAAGATCGCTAGCATTTTGTTTCACATAGTTCCAGGTACCCTCAACCCCATCATTTATGGCATACAATCCAAAGAGATACGAAAGTTCTTGCTAAAGTCTTTTCAATCGAAGACAGTTTGGCCATCGTCTTGA
- the LOC119215820 gene encoding olfactory receptor 52N5-like: MENYTFNSFTLQLEGLNVWKGFFYPAFIFLLLSYIFIMLMNFGIAVVILMDKSLHQPMYLLFCNLPLNDMLGSSILLPRLLLDMLRPRSELFISYYECVVQAFTTHMSSSTAHTVLMIGLTLRLNRCRTLITNPFCDNPSLFKLSCESVLINNIYGLTFTVVLFTGSIGSMVITYTKITVVCLTSNSRSLNSKAVKTCSTHLVVYLIMLISGMCIVVLHRFPQYSDYRKLCAILFLIVPGSLNPIIYGMQSAEIHKSLSKLLRSKRVAMSLS, translated from the exons ATGGAAAACTACACATTCAACAGTTTCACGCTGCAGCTGGAAGGGCTGAATGTCTGGAAGGGTTTCTTCTACCCGGCCTTTATCTTCCTCTTGCTCTCATATATCTTTATAATGCTCATGAATTTCGGCATTGCTGTTGTTATTTTAATGGACAAGAGTCTTCACCAGCCCATGTATCTCCTGTTCTGCAACTTACCGTTGAACGACATGCTTGGTAGTTCTATCCTGTTGCCTCGTTTGCTTTTGGACATGTTGAGGCCTCGCTCTGAGCTCTTCATCAGTTATTACGAATGTGTGGTCCAAGCTTTCACCACTCACATGTCCAGTTCCACTGCTCACACTGTGCTGATGATT GGTCTGACTCTGCGTCTGAACCGATGTAGGACTCTCATCACAAATCCCTTCTGTGACAATCCCTCACTGTTTAAGCTGTCTTGTGAGAGTGTGTTGATTAATAATATCTACGGCCTCACCTTCACCGTGGTTCTGTTCACAGGTTCTATAGGCAGCATGGTTATCACCTATACAAAGATCACAGTAGTGTGTCTCACAAGTAACAGCAGGTCTCTGAACAGTAAAGCCGTGAAGACCTGCAGCACTCACCTGGTTGTGTACCTGATTATGTTGATCAGTGGAATGTGTATTGTTGTTCTTCATCGCTTCCCCCAGTACTCAGACTACAGGAAACTTTGTGCCATCTTGTTTCTTATCGTCCCTGGTAGTCTTAACCCCATCATCTACGGCATGCAGTCTGCAGAGATCCACAAATCCTTGTCTAAATTGTTGCGATCCAAACGGGTTGCCATGAGTCTGAGTTGA